One segment of Pandoraea pnomenusa DNA contains the following:
- a CDS encoding aminotransferase-like domain-containing protein produces the protein MHDWQYSERARNLTSSAIREILKVTERPDVISFAGGLPSPATFPVAQMRAAADRVLTESPQAALQYSATEGFAPLREWIAKRYSRDGLTLAPENVLITTGSQQGLDLIGKIFIDEGSRVLVEAPSYLGALQSFSLFSPEYVPVPTDDHGLLPEALTPALVQGARFLYAMPNFQNPTGRRLPMARREALAAVARRDGLAIIEDDPYGELDYEGQRLPSLMSLAPEHVLYMGSFSKVLAPGLRLGFIIGPQAVIAKLVQAKQAADLHTPSLTQRIAYEVVKDGFLDTHIPSIRTLYAAQAKAMLASLARHMPADATWTTPAGGMFIWLTLPAGIDTMQLLEKAIAQNVAFVPGAPFYVGTPQSNTLRLSFVTVPPDKIEVGVARLGALVADALTRRAA, from the coding sequence ATGCATGATTGGCAATATTCGGAACGTGCCCGCAATCTGACCAGCTCGGCCATTCGCGAGATCCTGAAGGTCACGGAGCGCCCGGACGTCATTTCATTCGCCGGCGGCCTGCCCTCGCCCGCCACGTTTCCCGTCGCCCAGATGCGCGCTGCCGCCGATCGCGTACTGACCGAATCGCCGCAGGCCGCCCTGCAGTACAGCGCGACCGAAGGCTTCGCGCCGCTGCGCGAATGGATCGCAAAGCGCTACTCGCGCGACGGCCTTACGCTCGCCCCCGAAAACGTGCTGATCACCACGGGCTCGCAGCAGGGGCTCGATCTGATCGGCAAGATCTTCATCGACGAAGGCAGCCGCGTGCTCGTGGAAGCGCCAAGCTATCTCGGGGCATTGCAGTCGTTCTCGCTGTTCTCGCCCGAGTACGTGCCTGTGCCGACCGACGACCACGGCCTGCTGCCAGAAGCGCTCACGCCGGCGTTGGTGCAGGGCGCACGCTTTCTGTACGCGATGCCGAACTTCCAGAACCCGACCGGTCGTCGCCTGCCGATGGCACGCCGCGAAGCGTTGGCGGCCGTGGCCAGGCGCGACGGCCTGGCGATCATCGAAGACGATCCGTATGGCGAGCTGGACTACGAGGGTCAGCGTCTGCCGAGCCTGATGTCACTCGCGCCCGAGCACGTGCTTTACATGGGATCGTTCTCGAAGGTGCTGGCACCGGGTCTGCGCCTGGGGTTCATCATCGGGCCGCAGGCCGTCATCGCCAAGCTCGTGCAGGCCAAGCAGGCCGCCGATCTGCACACGCCGAGCCTCACGCAGCGCATCGCGTACGAAGTCGTGAAAGACGGCTTCCTCGACACGCACATTCCGTCGATCCGCACGCTCTATGCCGCGCAGGCGAAGGCGATGCTCGCCTCGCTCGCCCGGCACATGCCAGCCGATGCGACGTGGACGACGCCCGCCGGCGGCATGTTCATCTGGTTGACATTGCCCGCAGGCATCGACACCATGCAGTTGCTGGAAAAAGCGATTGCGCAGAACGTGGCGTTCGTGCCCGGCGCTCCGTTCTACGTCGGCACGCCGCAGTCGAATACGCTGCGACTGTCGTTCGTGACGGTGCCGCCCGACAAGATCGAAGTCGGTGTGGCGCGTCTGGGCGCGCTCGTCGCCGACGCGCTCACGCGCCGCGCCGCCTGA
- a CDS encoding DMT family transporter, translating into MNSRESQGMLIGLIGVLIFSLTLPMTRIVVAEVNPLLNGLGRALVAAVFAGALLWWRREPWPTPRQLKRLAVTSLGVIIAFPVFSAWAMKTIPASHGAVVNGLQPFFVAIYAYWLGGERPSRGFWVCALAGSALVIAFALRAGGGSLHAADGLMLLAVVIGALGYAEGGKLAREMGGWQVICWALVVSAPVLLVPVGWLAWHQPWPVSAKAWGAFAYVTLFSQFIGFFAWYAGLAMGGIARVGQVQLLQIFFTIALSALFFGEQVDTVTWLFAAGVVLTIALGKNMKIGASRLTGKPV; encoded by the coding sequence ATGAATTCGCGCGAATCGCAGGGCATGCTGATCGGATTGATCGGCGTGCTCATTTTCAGCCTGACACTGCCGATGACGCGCATCGTCGTGGCGGAGGTCAACCCGCTGCTCAACGGACTGGGTCGCGCGCTCGTCGCCGCCGTGTTCGCGGGGGCGCTGCTCTGGTGGCGACGCGAACCCTGGCCAACGCCGCGTCAGCTCAAGCGCCTCGCCGTCACCTCGCTCGGCGTGATCATTGCCTTCCCCGTGTTCTCCGCCTGGGCCATGAAGACGATTCCCGCGTCGCACGGCGCGGTGGTCAACGGCCTGCAGCCCTTCTTCGTTGCCATCTATGCCTACTGGCTCGGTGGCGAGCGCCCGTCGCGCGGCTTCTGGGTTTGCGCCCTGGCGGGCAGCGCACTGGTGATCGCGTTCGCACTGCGCGCCGGGGGCGGTAGCCTGCACGCGGCAGACGGTCTGATGCTGCTCGCCGTCGTCATCGGTGCACTCGGTTATGCCGAAGGCGGCAAGCTCGCGCGCGAAATGGGTGGCTGGCAGGTGATCTGCTGGGCGCTCGTGGTGTCCGCGCCGGTATTGCTCGTGCCCGTGGGCTGGCTCGCGTGGCATCAGCCGTGGCCGGTGAGCGCGAAGGCCTGGGGCGCGTTCGCCTACGTCACGTTGTTCTCGCAATTCATCGGGTTCTTCGCGTGGTACGCGGGCCTCGCCATGGGCGGCATCGCGCGCGTGGGCCAAGTACAATTGCTTCAGATTTTTTTCACGATTGCATTGTCCGCGCTGTTCTTCGGCGAACAGGTCGACACCGTCACTTGGCTGTTCGCCGCGGGCGTGGTACTGACCATTGCACTCGGCAAGAACATGAAGATCGGCGCCTCGCGACTCACGGGCAAACCGGTCTGA
- the htpG gene encoding molecular chaperone HtpG, whose protein sequence is MAQETMSFQAEVKQLLQLMIHSLYSNKEIFLRELISNASDAADKLRFEAINNAALYEQDPELKIRVSFDKDARTITIEDNGIGMSREEAIAHLGTIAKSGTREFFSRLSGDQQKDAALIGQFGVGFYSGFIVADRMTVESRRAGLPASEGVRWSSTGEGDFSVETIERDARGTAITLHLREGEDELLSSWQLQSIIRKYSDHISLPIVMRGEKWDADKQAMVPAEADETVNQASALWTRGKSDITDEQYTQFYHHIAHDTQPPLAWTHNRVEGRSEYTQLLYVPGHAPYDLWDRNSHGGLKLYVKRVFIMDDAEQLLPNYLRFVRGVVDSADLPLNVSREILQESRDVKAIREGCTKRVLSLLEDLAENQQDKYAQFWGAFGQVLKEGTGEDHANRERIARLLRFASTHNDSAEQTVSLADYVGRMKDGQDKIYYVTAESWVAASHSPHLEVFRKKGVEVLLLTDRVDEWMLSYLHDFDGKALVSVARGDLDLGALEDAEEKAAKEKTSDDLKPLVEKMKAVLGEKAKDVRVTFRLTDSPSCLVSDENDMSGTLQRLMKAAGQTMPEFRPILEINPDHALVKRLTAESADLSDWTHLLFDQALLAEGGSLEDPAAFVKRTNALLLTAR, encoded by the coding sequence ATGGCGCAAGAAACCATGAGCTTTCAGGCGGAAGTCAAACAGCTTCTGCAACTGATGATTCATTCGCTGTACAGCAACAAGGAAATCTTCCTGCGCGAGCTGATCTCCAACGCCTCGGACGCCGCCGACAAGCTGCGCTTCGAAGCGATCAACAACGCCGCGCTGTATGAGCAGGATCCGGAGCTCAAGATTCGCGTGTCCTTCGACAAGGACGCCCGCACCATCACCATCGAGGACAACGGCATCGGCATGAGCCGCGAGGAAGCCATCGCGCACCTGGGCACGATCGCCAAGTCGGGCACCCGCGAATTCTTCTCGCGTCTGTCGGGCGACCAGCAGAAGGATGCTGCGCTCATCGGCCAGTTCGGTGTCGGCTTTTACTCGGGCTTCATCGTGGCGGACCGCATGACGGTCGAATCGCGCCGCGCCGGCCTGCCGGCGTCCGAAGGCGTTCGCTGGTCGTCGACGGGCGAGGGCGACTTCTCGGTCGAGACCATCGAGCGCGACGCGCGCGGCACGGCGATCACCCTGCATCTGCGCGAAGGCGAGGACGAGTTGCTCTCGTCGTGGCAGTTGCAATCGATCATCCGCAAGTATTCCGATCACATTTCGTTGCCGATCGTCATGCGCGGCGAGAAATGGGATGCGGACAAACAGGCGATGGTGCCGGCCGAGGCCGATGAAACCGTCAACCAGGCCAGCGCGTTGTGGACCCGCGGCAAGAGCGACATCACCGACGAGCAGTACACGCAGTTCTATCATCACATCGCGCACGACACGCAACCGCCGCTCGCGTGGACGCACAACCGCGTGGAAGGCCGCAGCGAATACACGCAGCTGCTGTACGTGCCCGGCCACGCGCCGTACGACCTTTGGGACCGCAATTCGCATGGCGGACTGAAGCTGTACGTCAAGCGCGTGTTCATCATGGACGATGCCGAGCAGTTGCTGCCGAACTACCTGCGGTTCGTGCGCGGCGTGGTCGATTCGGCCGATCTGCCGCTGAACGTCTCGCGCGAAATCCTTCAGGAAAGTCGCGACGTGAAGGCGATTCGCGAAGGCTGCACGAAACGCGTGCTGAGCCTGCTCGAGGACCTCGCCGAGAACCAGCAGGACAAGTACGCGCAGTTCTGGGGGGCATTCGGTCAGGTGCTCAAGGAAGGCACGGGCGAGGACCATGCGAACCGCGAGCGCATCGCCAGGCTGCTGCGCTTCGCGAGCACTCACAACGATTCTGCCGAGCAGACCGTGTCGCTGGCGGACTACGTGGGCCGAATGAAGGACGGTCAGGACAAGATCTACTACGTGACGGCCGAGAGCTGGGTGGCGGCAAGCCACAGCCCGCATCTGGAAGTGTTCCGCAAGAAGGGCGTGGAAGTGCTGTTGCTCACGGACCGTGTGGACGAATGGATGCTTTCCTACCTGCACGATTTCGACGGCAAGGCGCTCGTGAGCGTGGCACGCGGCGATCTGGATCTGGGCGCGCTGGAAGATGCCGAAGAGAAGGCTGCCAAGGAGAAGACCAGCGACGACCTGAAGCCGCTCGTCGAAAAGATGAAGGCAGTGCTCGGCGAGAAGGCCAAGGACGTGCGCGTGACGTTCCGCCTGACCGATTCGCCGTCGTGCCTGGTCTCGGACGAGAACGACATGAGCGGTACGCTCCAGCGTCTGATGAAAGCCGCCGGCCAGACAATGCCCGAGTTCCGCCCGATTCTCGAAATCAATCCGGACCACGCGCTGGTCAAGCGACTGACGGCCGAGAGCGCCGATCTGTCCGACTGGACGCACCTGCTGTTCGATCAGGCGCTGCTCGCCGAGGGCGGCAGTCTGGAAGATCCGGCCGCGTTCGTGAAGCGCACTAACGCGCTGTTGCTCACGGCACGCTGA
- a CDS encoding RidA family protein, protein MSVYDKLKQLGIELPSAGAPAAAYVMSAQTGNTVFLSGHLPKKDGKIWTGKLGKDVSVDEGKAAARAVAIELIATLHAHTGDLNKVKRIVKLMSLVNSTQEFTEQHLVTNGASELIAEVFGDAGKHARSAFGVAQIPLNACVEIELIAELA, encoded by the coding sequence ATGTCCGTCTACGACAAACTGAAGCAACTGGGTATCGAACTCCCGAGCGCCGGCGCCCCCGCCGCCGCTTACGTCATGAGCGCCCAAACGGGCAATACTGTGTTCCTCTCGGGCCACCTGCCGAAGAAGGATGGCAAGATCTGGACCGGCAAGCTCGGCAAGGACGTGAGCGTCGACGAAGGCAAGGCCGCCGCGCGCGCCGTCGCCATCGAACTGATCGCCACGCTGCACGCACACACGGGCGACCTGAACAAGGTCAAGCGCATCGTGAAGCTCATGAGCCTCGTGAATTCGACACAGGAGTTCACCGAGCAGCACCTGGTGACCAATGGCGCCTCCGAGCTGATCGCGGAAGTGTTTGGCGACGCCGGCAAGCATGCCCGCTCGGCCTTCGGCGTGGCCCAGATTCCGCTGAACGCCTGCGTCGAGATCGAACTGATTGCCGAACTCGCGTGA
- a CDS encoding aminotransferase-like domain-containing protein, which produces MTTTNRISPLVLADNAALDTARMTLVDQLVHWASLRIEERVFLPGMRMPSIRALAEDKRVSRFSVVEAYERLVAQGYLEARRGSGFYVRERPVMPPQNAAAPMVAQGPLDVAWLVRSMLHQVAPERGPGMGYLPSSWLDADMMTSAMRSMSRQSSAHLLQAGNPHGFLPLRMQLQTQLAELEIGARPEQIVLTSGITQAVDFLLRLYVRAGDTVLVGDPAWFVVFGRIASQGAHTVGVPYTPDGLDMQALERLVQQHRPKLLILNSILQNPTGTSLTPARAFQILRLAEQYDFMVLEDDIYCDLCPPHQQVARLASLDQLKRVIYMGSFSKTLAANLRVAFVACSPALAKTFVDHKMLSGSTTPEINERIVYKALTEGHYRRHVERLRSRLDEVRDGARRNLERMGMRMFGDPTSGMFLWVDTGVDTNAIAAAGHEAGFLFAPGALFSPRQAPSTWMRMNIACSSDPAMLMFLARQLEMAA; this is translated from the coding sequence ATGACGACAACGAACCGCATTTCCCCGCTGGTCCTTGCGGACAACGCGGCGCTCGACACCGCGCGCATGACGCTCGTCGATCAGCTCGTGCATTGGGCGAGCCTGCGTATCGAGGAGCGCGTGTTCCTGCCCGGCATGCGCATGCCGTCGATTCGCGCATTGGCCGAAGACAAGCGCGTGTCACGTTTCTCGGTCGTCGAAGCGTACGAGCGGCTGGTGGCGCAGGGGTATCTCGAAGCACGTCGCGGCTCGGGGTTTTACGTGCGCGAACGGCCGGTGATGCCGCCGCAGAACGCTGCCGCGCCCATGGTGGCCCAGGGGCCGCTCGATGTGGCGTGGCTCGTGCGCAGCATGCTGCATCAGGTGGCGCCCGAGCGCGGGCCGGGCATGGGATATCTGCCGTCGAGCTGGCTCGACGCCGACATGATGACGTCGGCCATGCGCTCGATGAGCCGTCAGTCGAGCGCGCATCTGTTGCAGGCGGGCAATCCGCACGGTTTCCTGCCGCTGCGCATGCAGCTTCAGACCCAGCTCGCCGAACTGGAAATCGGCGCACGCCCGGAGCAGATCGTGCTGACGTCGGGCATCACGCAAGCGGTCGATTTCCTGCTGCGGCTTTACGTGCGCGCGGGCGACACCGTGCTGGTGGGCGATCCGGCGTGGTTCGTCGTGTTCGGCCGGATCGCGTCGCAGGGCGCCCACACGGTCGGGGTCCCCTACACCCCCGACGGGCTCGACATGCAGGCGCTGGAGCGTCTGGTGCAGCAGCACCGGCCGAAGCTGCTCATCCTCAATTCGATTCTGCAGAACCCGACCGGCACATCGCTCACGCCGGCGCGCGCATTCCAGATTCTGCGGCTCGCCGAGCAGTACGACTTCATGGTGCTCGAAGACGACATCTACTGCGACCTGTGCCCACCGCACCAGCAGGTCGCGCGCCTGGCGAGCCTCGATCAGCTCAAGCGCGTGATCTACATGGGCAGCTTCTCCAAGACGCTCGCAGCCAACCTGCGCGTGGCGTTCGTGGCCTGCTCGCCGGCATTGGCAAAGACGTTCGTCGACCACAAGATGCTGTCGGGCTCGACCACGCCGGAGATCAACGAACGCATCGTCTACAAGGCGTTGACCGAGGGACACTACCGGCGCCACGTGGAGCGTCTGCGCTCGCGCCTGGACGAGGTTCGCGACGGCGCGCGGCGCAACCTGGAGCGCATGGGAATGCGCATGTTCGGCGATCCGACGTCAGGCATGTTCCTCTGGGTCGACACGGGCGTCGACACGAATGCGATCGCGGCGGCCGGTCACGAGGCGGGCTTCCTGTTCGCGCCCGGCGCGCTGTTCTCGCCGCGTCAGGCGCCCAGCACGTGGATGCGCATGAACATCGCCTGTTCCAGCGACCCCGCCATGCTGATGTTCCTCGCCCGCCAGCTTGAAATGGCCGCGTAA
- a CDS encoding DUF2917 domain-containing protein → MREIRLFELDRDQTVFWQSPAADRPQSLQVLQGLLWLTVEGEPADHWLRAGDSFEIRAGQRVWLGTWNEGARLRVSQPATTLSAIAGSRAPRAGRLAWRLVWRDLSARLTSRAAT, encoded by the coding sequence ATGCGTGAAATCCGACTCTTCGAACTGGACCGGGATCAGACCGTCTTCTGGCAGAGCCCGGCTGCCGACCGGCCGCAATCGCTTCAGGTCCTGCAAGGCCTGCTGTGGCTGACGGTGGAGGGCGAACCCGCCGACCACTGGTTGCGGGCGGGCGACAGTTTCGAAATCCGCGCGGGCCAGCGCGTGTGGCTGGGAACCTGGAACGAAGGCGCCCGGTTGCGCGTGAGTCAGCCGGCCACCACACTCTCGGCCATCGCCGGATCGCGTGCACCGCGCGCGGGCCGCCTCGCCTGGCGTCTGGTGTGGCGGGATCTGTCGGCCCGCCTGACGAGCCGCGCGGCGACATGA
- a CDS encoding VOC family protein — translation MSTPHALKLDHLVVAAATLEAGEAHVIEQLGLKDVVPQRGGKHARMGTHNSLLGLWGGVYLEIIAIDPEAPAPARPRWFGLDDDAVQARLARGPYLAHWVARVERPRSLPRWQAQYPTRLAPVIEMQRGVLTWRIGVPEDGSLPAWQGAGEGLLPTLIQWDSPHHPSESLPSSDCAVTALRGFHPRASVLNEQLQWLGGDALIRIEDTLVEPSLAAEIETPDGPRTLR, via the coding sequence ATGTCCACACCCCACGCCCTGAAACTGGACCATCTCGTTGTCGCCGCCGCCACGCTGGAAGCCGGCGAGGCGCATGTCATCGAGCAACTGGGGTTGAAGGACGTCGTGCCGCAGCGCGGCGGCAAGCACGCCCGCATGGGTACCCACAACAGCTTGCTGGGTCTGTGGGGCGGCGTCTATCTCGAGATCATCGCGATCGATCCGGAGGCACCCGCACCTGCGCGCCCGCGCTGGTTCGGGCTTGACGACGACGCGGTGCAGGCACGGCTGGCGCGCGGCCCGTATCTGGCGCACTGGGTGGCGCGCGTGGAGCGGCCTCGCTCGCTGCCGCGCTGGCAGGCGCAATACCCGACGCGCCTCGCGCCGGTGATCGAAATGCAGCGCGGCGTGCTGACGTGGCGGATCGGTGTGCCCGAGGACGGCAGCCTGCCTGCATGGCAAGGCGCCGGCGAGGGCTTGCTGCCGACGTTGATCCAGTGGGATTCGCCGCACCATCCGAGCGAGTCGCTGCCGTCCTCGGACTGCGCGGTGACCGCCTTGCGCGGCTTTCACCCCCGGGCGAGCGTCCTCAACGAACAACTGCAATGGCTGGGGGGCGACGCCTTGATTCGCATTGAAGACACGCTGGTCGAGCCGTCGCTCGCCGCCGAAATCGAAACCCCCGACGGGCCGCGCACCTTGCGCTGA